One Panicum virgatum strain AP13 chromosome 9K, P.virgatum_v5, whole genome shotgun sequence genomic region harbors:
- the LOC120652744 gene encoding DDB1- and CUL4-associated factor 8-like, whose protein sequence is MAAAVEAAGGRKASCFLEVGRREIGSSFPRASSRRISGSEHILMRMTQYGKLHGHDGCVNTVSFNPAGDLLVSGSDDTNIILWDWLAKTKRLVYPSGHHENVFHARVMPFTDDSTIVTVAADGQVRVGQLKEGGEVTTRLVGEHDSSVHKMAIEPGSPYIFYSCGEDGLVQHFDLRSDSATKLFTCYSFLNDRRRVRLNSIAIDPQNPYYFSIGGSDEYVRLYDMRRFQLDDSRNINQPVDTFCPKHLVKGGKVHITGIAYSYAREILVSYNDELVYLFQSNMGLGPNPVAAQPECFDKLDQPQSYSGHRNYRTVKGVNFFGPNDEYVVSGSDCGNVFIWRKKGGELMRMMNGDKSVVNCIEPHPHFPFMATSGIDKTVKLWTPSAKKVMSLPKNAKEIIASNERGREVDASGAEVTLSSDVIMHVLRLHRRQSELQRENEPGAADFASDDDEAFYIGFGNAERDERENSDPRECIVT, encoded by the exons atggccgccgccgtcgaagcAGCTGGAGGTCGGAAGGCCAGCTGCTTCCTTGAGGTCGGCCGGCGCGAGATCGGCTCCTCCTTTCcccgcgcctcctcccgccGAATCAGCGGCTCCGAG CATATACTGATGCGGATGACTCAGTATGGAAAGTTGCATGGACATGATGGCTGTGTTAATACCGTGAGCTTTAACCCTGCTGGTGACCTCCTTGTGTCCGGTTCAGATGACACCAACATTATACTATGGGACTGGCTTGCTAAAACTAAGAGGCTGGTTTACCCTTCTGGCCATCACGAAAATGTCTTCCATGCTCGTGTGATGCCGTTTACTGATGATAGCACTATTGTAACTGTCGCTGCTGATGGACAG GTTAGAGTGGGACAACTGAAGGAGGGCGGTGAAGTCACAACCAGACTAGTTGGGGAGCACGATTCCAGCGTGCATAAGATGGCTATCGAACCAGGAAGCCCTTACATTTTTTACAGTTGTGGAGAGGACGGCTTGGTACAGCAT TTTGACTTGAGAAGCGATTCGGCAACAAAGCTGTTCACCTGCTATTCTTTCTTGAATGACAGACGTCGTGTAAGACTGAATAGCATTGCCATTGACCCACAGAACCCTTACTATTTTTCAATTGGTGGTTCTGATGAGTATGTACGATTGTATGACATGAGGAGATTCCAGTTGGATGATTCAAGAAACATAAACCAGCCTGTAGATACCTTCTGCCCTAAGCATCTTGTTAAGGGCGGGAAGGTCCACATCACCGGTATTGCATATTCCTATGCAAGGGAGATACTTGTATCCTACAATGATGAACTTGTCTATTTGTTCCAAAGCAATATGGGTCTTGGTCCAAATCCCGTGGCAGCACAGCCAGAGTGTTTTGACAAGCTCGATCAGCCACAATCATACTCAGGTCACAGGAATTATCGAACTGTTAAGGGAGTCAATTTCTTTGGACCAAATGATGAATATGTTGTCAGTGGATCAGATTGCGGGAATGTATTCATatggaggaagaaaggaggtgaattgatgaggatgatgaatgGTGACAAAAGTGTAGTTAACTGCATTGAACCCCACCCGCATTTTCCCTTCATGGCTACTAGTGGGATTGACAAAACTGTCAAGCTTTGGACACCTTCCGCAAAAAAAGTGATGTCACTGCCTAAAAACGCAAAGGAA ATAATAGCCTCTAATGAACGGGGGAGAGAGGTTGATGCTTCTGGAGCGGAAGTGACACTTTCATCTGATGTCATCATGCATGTGTTGAGGTTGCATAGGAGACAGTCTGAACTGCAGCGGGAGAATGAACCAGGTGCTGCGGATTTCGccagtgatgatgatgaggctTTCTACATTGGATTTGGCAAtgcagaaagggatgagagggaaAACTCTGACCCCAGGGAATGCATTGTGACGTAG
- the LOC120652745 gene encoding low temperature-induced protein lt101.2-like produces MGTATFVEVLLAILLPPVGVFLRYGCGVEFWLDLLLTILGYIPGIIYALYVLVA; encoded by the exons ATGGGGACGGCGACGTTCGTGGAAGTGCTCCTCGCCATCTTGCTGCCGCCGGTCGGCGTCTTCCTGCGCTACGGCTGCGGC GTGGAGTTCTGGCTCGACCTGCTGCTGACAATACTGGGGTACATCCCGGGGATCATCTACGCGCTGTACGTGCTGGTGGCGTGA